The following are from one region of the Aspergillus luchuensis IFO 4308 DNA, chromosome 4, nearly complete sequence genome:
- the ERG25 gene encoding sterol desaturase family protein (COG:I;~EggNog:ENOG410PGFD;~InterPro:IPR006694;~PFAM:PF04116;~go_function: GO:0005506 - iron ion binding [Evidence IEA];~go_function: GO:0016491 - oxidoreductase activity [Evidence IEA];~go_process: GO:0008610 - lipid biosynthetic process [Evidence IEA];~go_process: GO:0055114 - oxidation-reduction process [Evidence IEA]), whose protein sequence is MNSTLLSTPESYWGQFEEISKYNTHLNVVERLWTAWYAWMQNDVLATGIMSFVMHEIVYFGRSLPWIFIDTLGLFKNYKIQSSKIPSLREQWDCARFVLLSHFTVELPQIWLFHPMAQFFGLSTSVPFPSLWTMAYQIAIFFVLEDTWHYFSHRALHWGPLYKAIHKIHHQYSAPFGMAAEYASPIEVMILGFGTVGCPILWCAVTGDLHIFTMYIWIVLRLFQAIDAHSGYEFPWSLHHFLPFWAGADHHDLHHEKFVGNYSSSFRWWDYLLDTEYSPEAIKRRRENKSVKDTKKAQ, encoded by the exons AT GAATTCCACCTTGCTGTCTACGCCAGAATCATACTGGGGCCAGTTTGAAGAAATCTCCAAATACAATACTCATCTGAACGTGGTCGAAAGACTATGGACAGCATGGTATGCCTGGATGCAAAATGACGTTCTTGCAACTGGAATCATGTCTTTTGTAATGCACGAAATTGTATATTTCGGGCGTTCCCTCCCTTGGATCTTTATAGACACTCTCGGTTTGTTCAAGAACTACAAGATACAAAGC AGCAAGATACCATCCTTACGAGAGCAATGGGATTGTGCTAGATTTGTGCTACTCAGCCATTTTACCGTGGAGCTGCCACAAATATG GCTTTTCCACCCGATGGCCCAGTTTTTCGGCCTCTCCACCTCTGtaccttttccctctttgtGGACCATGGCTTATCAAATAGCGATATTCTTTGTCCTGGAAGACACGTGGCATTACTTTTCCCACCGTGCTCTCCATTGGGGTCCACTGTATAAAGCCATCCACAAGATTCACCATCAATATTCCGCACCTTTCGGTATGGCAGCTGAATATGCTTCTCCAATTGAAGTCATGATTCTTGGATTTGGTACTGTTGGTTGCCCAATTCTATGGTGTGCAGTAACCGGCGATCTGCATATTTTTACGATGTACATCTGGATCGTCTTGCGGCTTTTCCAGGCCATTGATGCGCACAGTGGCTATGAGTTTCCATGGAGTCTTCATCACTTCCTCCCTTTCTGGGCTGGCGCAGACCACCATGATCTCCACCACGAGAAGTTTGTAGGAAATTATTCCAGCAGCTTCAGGTGGTGGGATTATCTTCTGGACACCGAATACTCCCCGGAGGCTAtcaagaggagaagggaaaacaaGTCTGTGAAGGATACCAAGAAGGCTCAGTGA
- the NCA2 gene encoding NCA2 family protein (BUSCO:EOG09260VCG;~COG:S;~EggNog:ENOG410PGGZ;~InterPro:IPR013946;~PFAM:PF08637;~TransMembrane:1 (o530-552i)): protein MYAINKAYGLDAHFDKLWRQISDNTYPKSLDIYKHASQAKYPIENVAKLEKLMDSLSVTSKSQPLLQTERLLKIIAEYPDDVLNADPTLPDVNVFMAHVVDTSWLVAAKAAVQTLGVILNTLSDDVLSLNDEMLYWDSVLESPWSLGLYMLQISPVVLWNRSRKVWHHANSMNNSRTSGQPSWMQFYESVRQCVLPQNLHFWRGRMLSPLSTAKSDVRQKQKTLSSLKDMNAYSIGILIRNSFSCAVGDNFTGDNSTGDNNHGMFTESWQINVLESVALMKLLLEDAEKGSVPWNHEEHINMAINQEVTSMRMHYCSDLSSEGPRFVMNQLGYILEQLLPAYAKASATTINNSGRPHYLVRFWLPLTLALLSTSTSLELLRNRRHELLEWVANFGSTTIEFWNNWVVDPLRRLIGTIRHDEKSEIALMSRNSLEADRASLERMVVDFVLDRCEPNKNDYDAFDTHVIAAKVREGDLTPVLKAYENDLRSPFVGTIKGDLVRALLIQIQKTKVDVEIAIGGIDALLKSQELVFGFIGLTPGLMVSFATLRWLYGLLGSRRGFRMGKQQDELRHALRIVHRTLTSSASTPGNALAFRDYGLLICNAEVLLSKARIILKGADLRSFQEDINELVERDTIDRQLKVVERMGWVYSKWI, encoded by the exons ATGTATGCGATAAATAA GGCATACGGTCTGGATGCACATTTTGATAAACTGTGGCGGCAAATAAGCGATAATACCTATCCGAAGTCGCTAGACATCTACAAACACGCAAGCCAAGCAAAATACCCCATTGAGAATGTCGCGAAACTGGAGAAGCTCATGGACTCACTTTCCGTGACATCCAAGTCTCAACCGTTACTGCAGACGGAAAGGCTTTTGAAAATAATTGCCGAATACCCCGATGATGTGCTCAATGCTGATCCCACGCTGCCAGACGTGAATGTTTTCATGGCACACGTCGTAGACACTTCTTGGCTCGTAGCTGCTAAGGCTGCAGTCCAGACTCTCGGAGTTATACTGAATACGCTATCAGATGATGTACTCTCCCTCAATGACGAGATGCTCTATTGGGATAGTGTTTTGGAGTCCCCCTGGTCACTTGGGCTCTACATGCTCCAAATCTCGCCAGTAGTGCTTTGGAACAGATCCCGAAAAGTCTGGCACCATGCTAACTCCATGAACAATTCCCGGACGTCCGGTCAACCCAGCTGGATGCAATTTTACGAATCTGTTCGTCAGTGTGTCCTTCCCCAGAATTTGCATTTTTGGCGGGGAAGGATGTTATCACCACTCTCAACAGCGAAGTCAGATGTacggcagaagcagaagacatTGAGTTCATTGAAAGATATGAATGCTTATAGCATAGGGATCCTCATAAGAAACAGTTTCTCATGCGCAGTTGGCGACAATTTCACAGGCGACAATTCTACAGGTGACAATAACCATGGTATGTTCACTGAGAGCTGGCAGATCAACGTCCTTGAGAGTGTGGCCTTGATGAAATTGCTTCTCGAAGATGCTGAAAAGGGAAGTGTCCCGTGGAATCATGAAGAGCACATAAACATGGCGATCAATCAAGAAGTCACGTCGATGCGCATGCATTACTGCAGTGATCTATCATCTGAGGGTCCGAGATTTGTCATGAACCAATTGGGCTATATACTTGAACAGCTTCTACCGGCCTATGCCAAAGCTTCAGCCACCACAATCAACAACTCTGGACGCCCTCATTACCTAGTACGTTTTTGGCTACCTTTGACCCTTGCACTATTATCGACAAGTACATCACTGGAGCTGTTACGGAATAGGCGCCATGAGCTCTTGGAATGGGTTGCCAACTTCGGTTCAACCACTATCGAGTTTTGGAATAACTGGGTTGTAGACCCACTTCGCAGGCTTATCGGCACTATAAGACATGATGAAAAGAGTGAAATTGCATTGATGAGTAGAAACAGCTTGGAAGCCGATCGAGCGAGTTTGGAAAGAATGGTTGTGGACTTCGTTCTTGATCGTTGTGAACCGAACAAGAATGACTATGATGCTTTTGATACCCATGTCATTGCTGCTAAAGTTCGGGAAGGTGACTTGACACCAGTGCTGAAAGCATATGAAAATGACCTACGTAGTCCTTTTGTCGGGACCATCAAGGGTGATTTGGTGCGAGCACTTCTAATACAGATACAGAAAACAAAAGTAGATGTTGAAATTGCGATAGGGGGAATTGACGCTCTGTTGAAAAGCCAAGAGCTGGTTTTTGG GTTTATTGGACTAACCCCAGGCTTAATGGTGTCATTTGCGACTCTTCGTTGGCTTTACGGCTTGCTGGGCAGTCGAAGGGGCTTCCGAATGGGTAAGCAGCAGGACGAACTGAGACATGCTCTCCG GATTGTACATCGGACTTTAACATCATCTGCCTCCACTCCTGGCAATGCGCTGGCATTTAGAGACTATGGTCTCCTCATATGCAACGCCGAAGTCCTACTCTCAAAGGCGCGGATCATACTGAAAGGCGCGGATCTCCGTTCATTCCAGGAAGACATCAATGAATTAGTCGAGCGGGATACGATTGACCGGCAACTAAAGGTTGTTGAACGAATGGGTTGGGTCTACTCAAAATGGATTTGA
- the srgA gene encoding Rab family GTPase srgA (COG:U;~EggNog:ENOG410PFGW;~InterPro:IPR005225,IPR001806,IPR027417;~PFAM:PF00025,PF08477,PF00071;~go_function: GO:0003924 - GTPase activity [Evidence IEA];~go_function: GO:0005525 - GTP binding [Evidence IEA]), translating to MAGTRNYDFLIKLLLIGDSGVGKSCCLLRFSEDSFTPSFITTIGIDFKIRTIELDGKRVKLQIWDTAGQERFRTITTAYYRGAMGILLVYDVTDERSFQNIRTWFSNVEQHASEGVHKILIGNKCDWEEKRAVSTEQGQQLANELGIPFLEVSAKNNINIEKAFYDLASDIKKGMDTSKSEQVGSQGVSIDQQGSGLNGNAGGKCC from the exons ATGGCTGGTACAAGGAACTACGACTTCCTG ATCAAGTTACTGCTGATTGGTGACTCTGGGGTCGGAAAGTCATGCTGTCTATTGCGATTCAGTGAAGACTCGTTCACTCCGTCGTTCATTACTACCATCGGAATCGACTTCAAGATACGTACCATCGAGTTGGACGGTAAACGCGTAAAGCTCCAGATATGGGACACAGCTGGGCAAGAGCGATTTAGAACTATCACTACCGCATACTACAGAGGAGCTATGGGTATACTTCTTGTATACGACGTTACCGACGAAAGATCATTTCAAA ACATTCGCACTTGGTTCTCAAATGTTGAGCAACATGCGAGCGAAGGCGTTCACAAGATCCTTATTGGCAACAAATGTgattgggaagagaagagggctGTGTCAACTGAGCAAGGGCAGCAATTGGCCAATGAGCTGGGAATACCATTCCTTGAAGTATCAGCTaagaacaacatcaacatcgagAAAGCGTTTTATGATCTCGCATCCGATATCAAGAAAGGAATGGATACGTCGAAGTCCGAACAGGTCGGCTCCCAGGGCGTGAGCATAGACCAGCAAGGTTCCGGGTTGAACGGCAATGCGGGTGGGAAGTGCTGTTGA
- the AFG2 gene encoding putative AAA family ATPase (COG:O;~EggNog:ENOG410PFJF;~InterPro:IPR041569,IPR003959,IPR027417,IPR003593, IPR003960;~PFAM:PF00004,PF17862,PF00308;~go_function: GO:0005524 - ATP binding [Evidence IEA];~go_function: GO:0016887 - ATPase activity [Evidence IEA]) → MSETRAFTVRPLSKQTRTDHRDAFRVYLSSSSLAFLKLRAGDVCSISLADGPSRTAIAWNATENIQNTVVQTSRTLQECYGFKIGEKITICKVDGPLNKIDKVSIIECSDSDRIARYGAIPPSDIIHWSWSLEFPLLKCDGITVGLVFEVELRGQRRSFRVADISGEDGSTTCTLFRFAETSEIIMGEDLKKPLERGTSNIQVRPTGLGGMDRQIESINESLADFNPGLDNLVMPSFYEHSRGILLYGPKGTGKTALLEQIKAAGWRQTFHIGSSAFGRNIGDAESKMRNIFQEAMRSQPSAILIDQVEFIAPRRTSLDSQSLASVLCECIDATKNAFVLIVAATRHPNDVDDALRTPHRLATEIELHIPTAQDRAKILRAICGSPSPALSDTLIDLIAEKTHGYVGADLFALLQLISRKARQRQMLEPELCFSDKRIPADNAVEGLATPETGIAIHIKDVDVLSALQETRPTAMREVFLETPKVRWSDIGGQHEIKRRLQKAVERPLKHPERMRRLNLTSKKGVLLYGPPGCSKTLTVKALATEAGLNFLAVKGAEILSMYVGESERALREIFRKARSARPSIIFFDEIDAIASKRGTSSQGGVNVLTTLLNEMDGIEELKSVLVIAATNKPEVIDPALMRPGRLDNILYIGPPDYEARKEILDIWFRKSVINPEVEVDVLAMKTDGYSGAEIVSICETAGDAALDAEEETGEAQDIRWEHFEYALKQVKRQITAAVVEAYEQWGDSVDI, encoded by the exons ATGTCCGAGACTCGAGCCTTCACAGTTCGACCGCTgtcaaaacaaacaagaacTGATCATAGAGATGCCTTTCGCGTTTATctctcctcgtcgtccttgGCTTTTCTGAAGCTCAGAGCTGGAGATGTGTGCAGCATTAGTCTCGCCGACGGTCCATCGAGAACGGCAATAGCTTGGAACGCGACCGAGAACATTCAGAATACGGTTGTACAGACCTCAAGAACTCTTCAGGAATGTTATGGGTTCAAAATTGGGGAGAAGATTACAATATGCAAGGTCGATGGGCCCCTGAATAAGATCGACAAAGTCTCCATTATAGAGTGTTCAGATAGTGATAGGATTGCAAGATACGGCGCGATTCCACCCTCCGACATAATCCACTGGTCATGGTCCCTGGAGTTTCCTCTTCTGAAATGCGATGGCATTACTGTTGGCCTAGTATTTGAGGTAGAGCTTAGGGGCCAACGCCGGAGCTTCAGAGTGGCAGATATCTCAGGTGAAGATGGAAGTACTACCTGTACTCTCTTCAGGTTCGCTGAAACCAGCGAGATCATAATGGGCGAAGATCTTAAGAAACCTCTAGAGCGCGGAACCTCCAATATCCAAGTGCGGCCGACTGGGCTGGGAGGGATGGACCGGCAAATCGAGAGTATCAATGAAAGTCTTGCTGACTTTAACCCTGGTCTAGACAATCTAGTAATGCCTTCATTCTATGAACACAGTCGAGGCATTCTTCTTTATGGTCCGAAGGGAACAGGTAAGACGGCGCTTCTGGAACAGATTAAAGCAGCAGGGTGGAGGCAAACATTTCATATTGGGTCCTCAGCCTTCGGCCGCAATATTGGAGATGCCGAATCCAAGATGCGCAATATATTCCAAGAAGCAATGCGTTCTCAACCCAGTGCAATCCTGATTGACCAGGTGGAGTTCATTGCGCCTAGACGGACATCGCTCGATAGCCAGTCGTTGGCATCGGTTCTATGCGAATGCATCGACGCTACAAAGAATGCATTCGTTTTGATCGTGGCTGCAACCCGTCATCCGAatgatgtcgatgatgcCCTGAGGACACCGCATCGACTAGCAACTGAGATTGAACTGCATATTCCGACAGCACAGGATCGAGCCAAAATATTGCGTGCTATATGTggatccccatccccagcatTGAGCGATACCCTCATAGACTTGATAGCGGAGAAAACCCATGGTTACGTGGGTGCCGATCTCTTCGCTTTGCTTCAGTTGATTAGTCGCAAGGCACGGCAAAGACAGATGTTGGAACCTGAGCTTTGTTTTAGTGACAAACGCATACCTGCCGATAATGCTGTTGAAGGTCTGGCCACTCCTGAAACAGGCATAGCTATACATATCAAGGACGTTGATGTCCTATCAGCCCTACAGGAAACTCGACCTACTGCTATGCGGGAAGTGTTCTTGGAGACGCCCAAGGTCAGGTGGTCCGACATTGGTGGGCAGCACGAGATTAAGAGACGTTTGCAGAAAGCAGTGGAGCGTCCATTGAAG CATCCCGAGCGAATGAGGAGGCTTAATTTGACCAGCAAGAAAGGTGTACTTCTTTACGGGCCACCTGGATGCTCTAAGACGTTGACGGTGAAAGCATTGGCCACGGAAGCAGGGCTCAACTTCCTGGCAGTCAAGGGAGCCGAGATCCTAAGCATGTACGTCGGAGAATCTGAACGAGCATTAAGGGAAATCTTTCGAAAAGCTCGGTCTGCAAGGCCCAGCATCATATTCTTCGATGAGATAGACGCTATCGCCTCGAAACGTGGCACTTCATCACAAGGCGGGGTTAATGTTCTTACAACTCTTCTCAATGAAATGGATGGCATCGAGGAGCTTAAAAGTGTCCTAGTCATCGCCGCTACAAACAAACCTGAAGTGATAGACCCGGCGTTGATGCGCCCCGGTCGATTGGACAATATACTTTACATAGGACCTCCCGACTACGAGGCGCGGAAGGAGATTTTGGACATATGGTTCCGCAAATCCGTCATTAACCCGGAAGTTGAGGTGGACGTGTTGGCCATGAAAACTGACGGATATTCAGGGGCTGAGATCGTGAGCATATGTGAGACAGCCGGTGATGCTGCGTTggatgcagaagaggagaCCGGCGAAGCGCAAGATATCCGATGGGAGCATTTCGAGTATGCGCTTAAGCAGGTGAAGAGACAAATAacggctgctgttgttgaaGCGTACGAACAGTGGGGTGACTCTGTTGACATATGA
- a CDS encoding uncharacterized protein (COG:A;~EggNog:ENOG410PRD5;~InterPro:IPR000504,IPR012677,IPR034201,IPR035979;~PFAM:PF00076;~go_function: GO:0003676 - nucleic acid binding [Evidence IEA]) → MPEEYTRGRSRGRLPSSEFDRAPSLQRSLSPRSESRFNTTPRRRSVERGAVRRNGHRSRSWSRSPSHNRALSRSRSRSRSRSRSRSEAPRRYRKKDFSRTPSPSADASRSSKIVIEKLTKNVTESHLREIFGGFGDIQSLDLPMNKAFMTNRGTAYILYHDPADAEAAIAHMHEAQLDGAILNVSIVLPRRAFSRSPPPVQHSRASFGRPGHGRGPPSDSRAPRSPPPARKYRRSRHMERHDIYRPRSLSRSRSPRRSRSLSSKSRSTSPPPRRTHSRMDSSQRRRRRSPSYSSYGYSSRSDRERSASLRRDHH, encoded by the exons ATGCCAGAAGAATACACTCGGGGCCGCTCTCGTGGCCGTTTGCCATCCTCGGAATTTGATCGGGCCCCATCCTTGCAGCGTTCTTTGTCCCCTCGCTCAGAATCGAGATTCAACACCACACCCCGGAGGCGTTCTGTGGAGCGTGGTGCTGTTCGCCGCAATGGTCACCGTTCCAGAAGCTGGTCGCGGTCACCGTCGCACAACAGAGCGCTATCCCGTAGTCGAAGCCGAagtcgaagccgaagccgaagccgaagcgAAGCTCCCAGACGttacagaaagaaagacttcAGTCGGACCCCGAGTCCCTCTGCCGATGCTTCAAGAAGCTCAAAG ATAGTTATTGAAAAGTTGACCAAGAATGTTACCGAATCACATCTTCGGGAGATATTTGGTGGTTTTGGTGACATACAAAGTCTTGATCTTCCCATGAATAAAGCTT TCATGACAAACAGGGGCACTGCATACATACTCTACCACGATCCTGCGGATGCAGAGGCAGCCATCGCGCATATGCATGAAGCTCAGCTAGATGGTGCCATTTTGAATGTGTCGATTGTTCTTCCTAGGAGAGCTTTTTCTcgctcaccaccaccagttCAACATAGCAGAGCAAGCTTTGGCCGCCCAGGACATGGCCGCGGACCCCCGTCGGATAGTCGCGCTCCAAGGTCACCGCCACCGGCTAGGAAATATCGCCGTTCTCGGCATATGGAAAGACATGACATCTATAGGCCTCGCTCTCTGTCGCGCTCCAGGTCGCCACGCCGCTCTCGatccctttcttccaaaTCCCGTTCaacttcaccaccgccaaggcGGACACACTCGCGTATGGACAGCTCCCAACGTCGCCGTCGCCGTAGCCCGAGCTACAGCAGCTATGGCTATAGCAGTCGCAGCGATAGGGAACGGAGCGCGAGCCTAAGAAGAGACCATCATTAA